A DNA window from Salvelinus sp. IW2-2015 linkage group LG4q.1:29, ASM291031v2, whole genome shotgun sequence contains the following coding sequences:
- the LOC111961432 gene encoding bone morphogenetic protein 10 codes for MVAPVFSILGYIYSFSLLPLLLPGWSQGSPIMSPEERRRGPGARGLVDTSMLEQDQDIQDSLGQFLSTLNLTELEARVRPRATRKETPEYMLELYNRFANGHTAVPSANIVRSFKNEDSSPYSVTVRGMRRHPLLFNISIPHHEHIFTAELRLYTLVQKDRRHYAGLDRKVTVYKIHEGGHWRKEEGRDRRKNEQETDEIEEMEELATRHVYGKDDVWVTFDLTNQVNLWRKAESSTHRLEVHIASLRCKGGKXRQEVRKEDGKKVDVDMGLGEKHKPVVIVFSDDQSRDHHEEDMGELNWMMEHENDLPADLELSPHGNRGYQAGSDARNTDGVELDEETLMQLHSNLYYDTPPRIRRNVKGDPCKKIPLYVEFKDIGWDTWVIQPMGYEAYECNGVCSYPMTSEVSPTKHAIVQTQLSSKIPQKVSPACCVPTKLEPISLLYEDGGVVTYMHKYEGMVVAECGCR; via the exons atggtCGCTCCAGTGTTCTCCATACTGGGATACATCTACTCTTTTAGCCTCCTGCCCCTGCTACTGCCTGGTTGGAGCCAGGGCAGTCCCATCATGTCCCCCGAGGAGCGTCGACGGGGCCCTGGGGCCAGGGGTCTGGTGGATACCTCCATGTTGGAGCAGGATCAGGACATACAGGACTCTCTGGGTCAGTTTCTGTCTACGTTGAACCTCACAGAGCTGGAGGCCCGGGTCAGGCCCCGTGCCACACGTAAAGAGACACCAGAATACATGCTGGAACTGTACAACCGCTTTGCCAACGGTCACACAGCGGTGCCCTCTGCCAACATAGTGCGTAGTTTCAAGAATGAAG attcCTCCCCCTACAGTGTGACAGTCAGGGGCATGAGGAGACACCCCCTGCTGTTCAACATCTCCATCCCCCACCACGAGCACATCTTCACCGCCGAGCTCCGCCTTTACACCTTGGTCCAGAAGGACCGCAGACACTACGCCGGCCTTGACCGCAAGGTGACCGTCTACAAGATACACGAGGGGGGGCACTGGAggaaagaagaggggagggaCAGAAGAAAGAATGAGCAGGAGACAGATGAAATTGAGGAAATGGAGGAGCTGGCAACCCGGCACGTCTATGGTAAAGACGATGTCTGGGTTACCTTCGACCTGACCAATCAGGTCAACCTTTGGCGGAAGGCAGAGAGCTCCACCCACCGACTGGAAGTCCACATTGCAAGTCTGAGGTGCAAAGGTGGGAAGRTCCGCCAGGAAGTCAGAAAAGAGGATGGAAAGAAAGTGGATGTTGACATGGGCTTGGGTGAGAAACACAAGCCAGTGGTTATTGTGTTCTCAGATGATCAAAGCAGAGACCATCATGAGGAGGACATGGGGGAGCTCAACTGGATGATGGAACATGAGAACGACTTGCCGGCTGACCTGGAGCTGAGTCCACACGGGAACCGGGGGTACCAGGCTGGGAGCGATGCAAGGAACACTGATGGAGTGGAGCTGGATGAGGAGACTCTCATGCAACTGCACTCCAACCTCTATTACGACACTCCTCCCCGAATCCGCCGCAACGTCAAGGGTGACCCCTGTAAGAAGATCCCTCTCTATGTGGAGTTTAAGGACATTGGCTGGGATACCTGGGTCATACAGCCCATGGGCTATGAAGCCTACGAGTGCAATGGTGTATGCAGCTACCCTATGACCTCTGAGGTCTCGCCTACCAAGCATGCCATTGTCCAGACTCAGCTGAGCAGTAAGATTCCACAGAAGGTGTCACCAGCCTGCTGTGTTCCCACCAAGCTAGAGCCCATCTCACTCCTTTACGAGGATGGAGGAGTGGTCACCTACATGCACAAGTACgagggcatggtggtggcagagtgCGGCTGTAGATAG